Proteins found in one Plasmodium relictum strain SGS1 genome assembly, chromosome: 13 genomic segment:
- a CDS encoding eukaryotic translation initiation factor 2 gamma subunit, putative, protein MNINEKDKLAEQNLENLDVTKLTPLSEDVISRQATINLGTIGHVAHGKSTLVHAISGVHTVRFKHEKERNITIKLGYANAKIYKCTNPECKTPGCYKSYESSKEDNPMCPRENCNHRMKLLRHVSFVDCPGHDILMATMLNGAAVMDAALLLVAGNETCPQPQTSEHLAAVEIMRLKHILILQNKVELIKEEQALKQQEEIKNFVSGTAADSAPIIPISAVLKYNIDVVCEYIVTQISVPKRDFISPPHMIVIRSFDVNKPGEDIETLQGGVAGGSILHGVLKVGDKIEIRPGIISKDEKGEITCRPIISQILTMFAENNNLKYAVPGGLIGVGTKIDPILTRADRLVGQVIGHLNKLPDCFAEIEISYYLLRRLLGVKSQDGEKNTKVAKLKNGEFLMINIGSTSIGCRVTGIKTELAKLELTGPVCTKIGDKIALSRRVDKHWRLIGWGQINKGKPLELQEPI, encoded by the coding sequence atgaatattaatGAGAAAGATAAATTAGCTGAacaaaatttagaaaatttagATGTAACTAAATTAACTCCTCTAAGCGAAGATGTAATCAGCAGACAAGCTACGATCAATTTAGGTACTATTGGACATGTTGCACACGGAAAGTCAACACTTGTTCATGCAATATCAGGTGTTCACACTGTTAGATTTAAACATGAGAAAGAGAGAAATATTACTATAAAATTGGGTTATGCAAAtgctaaaatatataaatgtacaAATCCTGAATGTAAAACACCCGGATGTTATAAATCGTATGAAAGTAGTAAAGAAGATAATCCAATGTGCCCTCGTGAAAATTGTAATCATAGAATGAAGTTATTAAGGCATGTTTCTTTTGTTGATTGCCCAGGTCATGATATTTTAATGGCAACTATGTTAAATGGAGCAGCAGTAATGGATGCAGCACTTTTATTAGTTGCTGGTAATGAAACGTGCCCACAACCCCAAACATCAGAACATTTAGCGGCTGTTGAAATAATGAgattaaaacatattttaattttgcaAAATAAAGTAGAGTTAATTAAAGAAGAACAAGCATTAAAACAacaagaagaaataaaaaattttgtctCTGGTACGGCTGCTGATAGTGCACCTATAATCCCTATTAGTGcagttttaaaatataatattgatGTTGTATGTGAATATATAGTTACACAAATAAGTGTACCAAAAAGAGATTTTATATCTCCTCCACATATGATTGTTATTAGATCATTCGATGTTAACAAACCGGGAGAAGATATTGAAACATTGCAAGGGGGAGTTGCTGGAGGAAGCATTTTACATGGTGTTTTAAAAGTAGGAgataaaattgaaataagACCTGGCATTATATCAAAAGATGAAAAGGGAGAAATTACATGTAGGCCTATTATATCACAAATATTGACCATGTTTgcagaaaataataatttaaaatatgctGTACCAGGAGGATTAATTGGAGTAGGAACAAAAATTGATCCAATTTTAACAAGAGCTGATCGATTAGTTGGTCAGGTCATCggtcatttaaataaattaccAGATTGCTTTGCAGAAATTGAAATatcttattatttattaagaaGATTATTAGGTGTTAAATCTCAAGATggagaaaaaaatacaaaagtagccaaattaaaaaatggaGAATTTCTTATGATCAATATTGGATCTACTTCTATTGGATGTAGAGTTACAGGTATTAAAACAGAACTAGCCAAACTTGAACTAACTGGGCCAGTATGTACAAAAATTGGAGATAAAATAGCTTTAAGTAGGAGAGTTGACAAGCACTGGCGTTTAATTGGATGGGgtcaaattaataaaggaAAACCACTAGAGCTACAAGAaccaatttaa
- the RAP1 gene encoding rhoptry-associated protein 1, putative, with protein sequence MIFYIEYIIILFHLIYYNLASSINTNDNNKLQFSNRNSWNPVNNKFSLDDLPRYFSKESFLESNAEDRNSNSSSGNQGNKKRKQRRRKQLKTKGAPVETGGTQVETGGTQVETEGTLVDTEGTPVKTEGTPVDTEGTPVDTEGTPVDTEGTPVETEETPVETEETPVDTEETPVDTEGTPVDTEGTPVDTEGTPVDTEGTQVEAEEKQFETKGTQVEAEEKQFETKGTQVEAGAPGKGEGPNTRDSTHRTTASSKSTNPFTPDSGEELDENTFEKHFTSGDTSVGGSSGVSTEDVTHHATHHATHHSTDHAAHHAAHHAAHHATDHAAHHAAHHQNLKNIAQVSSLLDEANEQQSHEDDSGFLPFRETGSAYEKKRQDSFFSSTFPSVAIHQPYAEKGGYDYIPVIDDDMLSKARTLRYSIESIKDDDDDSIPKKKSKFMELLDKINIFKKKKGKVPLEPSSEEDKTKKMKIPKPDSPASKIHLVECPYEGLLFHDYKSISKELEKMKNNKYLVNESIQSTTECFRNLGVDQQLLQNTTTSMGSMIGTFGIFPLVSSVFESDLLMYENGLDYITLASSFNITKEGAKKLDNFNFCLINPGKLAILLKDKNIKEAIGNSKDFRNKYNKFMEKSIVCHIESLIFDNISPPKTTKQLLSIVKKKLYLVQIGLSFSNKIMVSKIFRKIEKNPDETINKIRFLYNNIEEITRNLSENATRNICTNFSGNPNYLIAQSNVNTYIKMFVNLYNTCVANVTVYNETLSKIHKQMKNIMKLVPRRPALTSLHFNSVLEKNKKKKSKNSNQDERENSIEPYTRVHLEKAPMASIVNDFFESKKKELLDMLSHMKIEMAFLLKDDYVSLSSNKGIEKKKLQKIKKKYKAEIKKFFSKIRRDYAKLLELRFKNHTNRNYLLFNYLY encoded by the coding sequence atgattttttacATAGAATATATCATAatactttttcatttaatttattataatttggCTAGTAGTATAAATacaaatgataataataaattacaaTTTAGTAACAGAAACTCATGGAATCctgtaaataataaatttagttTAGATGATTTACCAAgatatttttcaaaagaaTCATTTTTAGAGAGTAATGCAGAAGATAGAAATTCCAATAGTTCTTCAGGTAATcaaggaaataaaaaaaggaaacaaAGGAGAAGAAaacaattaaaaacaaaaggAGCACCTGTTGAAACAGGAGGAACTCAAGTTGAAACAGGAGGAACTCAAGTTGAAACAGAAGGAACACTAGTTGATACAGAAGGAACACCAGTTAAAACAGAAGGAACACCAGTTGATACAGAAGGAACACCAGTTGATACAGAAGGAACACCAGTTGATACAGAAGGAACACCAGTTGAAACAGAAGAAACACCAGTTGAAACAGAAGAAACACCAGTTGATACAGAAGAAACACCAGTTGATACAGAAGGAACACCAGTTGATACAGAAGGAACACCAGTTGATACAGAAGGAACACCAGTTGATACAGAGGGAACGCAAGTTGAAGCAGAAGAAAAACAATTTGAAACAAAAGGAACGCAAGTTGAAGCAGAAGAAAAACAATTTGAAACAAAAGGAACGCAAGTTGAAGCAGGAGCACCAGGTAAAGGAGAAGGACCAAATACAAGAGATTCAACTCATAGAACTACCGCATCTTCTAAAAGTACAAATCCATTTACTCCAGATAGCGGAGAGGAATTAGATGAAAATACTTTTGAAAAACATTTCACTAGTGGTGATACATCTGTTGGTGGTTCTTCAGGAGTTTCTACAGAAGACGTTACACATCATGCTACACACCATGCTACACACCATTCTACAGACCATGCTGCACACCATGCTGCACACCATGCTGCACACCATGCTACAGACCATGCTGCACACCATGCTGCACACCATCAAAATCTAAAAAACATTGCACAAGTTAGTTCACTTTTAGATGAAGCTAATGAACAACAGAGCCATGAGGATGATAGTGGATTTTTACCTTTTAGAGAAACTGGTTCTgcttatgaaaaaaaaagacaagaTTCATTTTTTAGTAGTACATTCCCTTCAGTAGCAATTCATCAACCTTATGCTGAAAAAGGAGGATATGATTATATTCCTGTAATTGATGATGATATGCTTTCAAAAGCTAGAACTTTACGTTATAGTATTGAATCTATTAAAGATGATGATGATGACTCCataccaaaaaaaaagagtaaaTTTATGGAACTCCTTGATAAAAtcaacatttttaaaaaaaaaaaaggaaaagtaCCATTAGAACCATCAAGTGAAGaagataaaacaaaaaaaatgaagattcCAAAGCCTGATAGTCCAGCTTCAAAAATTCATTTAGTAGAGTGCCCCTATGAGGGATTATTATTTCATGATTATAAATCTATAAGTAaggaattagaaaaaatgaaaaataataaatatttagtaAATGAAAGTATACAAAGTACGACGGAATGTTTTAGAAATTTAGGAGTTGATCAGCAACTTTTACAAAATACTACTACAAGTATGGGATCTATGATTGGTACTTTTGGTATTTTTCCATTAGTTAGTTCTGTATTTGAAAGTGATCTTCTTATGTATGAAAATGGTTTGGATTATATTACATTGGCAAGTTCATTTAATATAACAAAAGAAGGTgcaaaaaaattagataatTTCAATTTCTGCTTAATAAACCCAGGTAAATTAGCAATACTtcttaaagataaaaatattaaagaggCAATTGGAAATAGTAAAGATTTTcgtaataaatataataaatttatggAAAAATCAATAGTTTGCCATATTGAatcattaatttttgatAATATATCTCCACCAAAAACTACAAAACAATTACTTTCTattgtgaaaaaaaaattatacctAGTTCAAATTGGATTAAGTTTTAGTAATAAAATCATGgtttcaaaaatatttagaaaaatagaaaaaaatccTGATGAGACTATTAATAAGATTCgttttctttataataacATAGAAGAAATAACAAGGAATCTTAGTGAAAATGCAACAAGGAATATCTGTACAAACTTTTCAGGGAATCCTAATTACTTGATAGCACAATCAAATGTTAATACTTATATTAAAATGTTTGTCAACTTATATAATACATGTGTTGCAAATGTAACTGTTTATAATGAAACTTTATCTAAAATTCATAAACAAATGAAGAATATTATGAAACTTGTTCCTAGACGTCCAGCATTGACTAGTTTGCACTTTAACTCTGtcttagaaaaaaataagaaaaaaaaatcaaaaaatagtAATCAAGATGAACGTGAAAATTCTATTGAACCATATACTCGTGTTCACTTAGAAAAAGCACCTATGGCTTCAATTGTAAATGATTTCTttgaaagtaaaaaaaaagaattactAGATATGCTATCTCACATGAAAATAGAGATGGCAttcttattaaaagatgattATGTATCACTATCTTCAAATAAAGgaatagagaaaaaaaaattacaaaaaattaaaaagaaatataaagcagaaataaagaaatttttcAGTAAGATTCGTAGAGACTATGCtaaattattagaattaCGCTTTAAAAATCACACGAATaggaattatttattatttaattaccTATATTAA